CctaagaaaaaatttaaaaattttaaatttaatttataaaatctaaattactataaaaattgaaaataaacgtaaataagtaatttaaaagattacccttttaaataaaattattaaaatgtgcGCCTGTTGTTTCTGTCCCACGTGTCCGGCGATACTTCCATGTGGCACAGCGCCATGCAGGTATCCATGCCCCCCGCCGCCCCAATGCTGCCAGCCATGCTGTCCGCCCCCAGTTCCATGCACGCCATGCCCACCGTGCACATGCAGTCCAGTGTTCAGGCCATGTCCGGCGCCCATCTTACCTGACATCGTCCCACCAATAGTGCCAGTGTTGCCTCCCTGTAGACCTCGAAGACTGCCGCGATGTGAACCTCTACCTTGTCCACCGAAGCCAGTGTTTTGCCCACCAGTTTTGCCTTGCTGCCCGCCTCCTGAACCATGTGACCCACCCCCGGTAAaccacattaataaataaaaacgttacttaatttattaaatttattagatAGGTAAAATATGTCAATGACTAACCCGAGTCGAGGGATCTCGATCGACTGATCAAACGAGTCAGCTACGGGCTGTCTAAGCGCAAAACTAATGAAGtctttgaaataataaaatagagtTTAAATTATTTCGTCAGCCACAATAATAGCGATGCAATAGACGGGTGTTAATTTTGTGTATCAGCTTAACCTCCAAACTGATCAATCGatttcaatttgattttttatgagATTTATGACCCCTgtaacttcgtccgcatggagtTCTTTAACAAAACgctttttcagattttttagaACATTTAACGGAGAACATTTCCGTAATATAAGATTTTTGTGTAACTTTAATCGTTTAAGTAACGCAAGCACCGGAAGCTCTCGAAAGGAATAATTTCTTTCTGTTTTTGTCCTATctgaacaaactcttcagatctataatagtattaagtagattattataatattagttaacttTTTCATTTTCTCAACAGGTATGCCCGTGTCCGGACCCGACTCCTTGTTACCAACCAGTGTTGCCGTGCTGCAACCCTCAATGTCCACCACCAATAATTCCCAAACAGCGCCCCATCTGTCCGCGAGCGCCGCCTCCCCCATACCCTTGCCTGCCCGTCTCTCGCAGCTGCTGTCCGCCTTGCGAATACGACCCAGTCACTCGACGAAGACCTTTGATAGTTCACAACAGTGTATTCGATACCAGACCAACGGGCTTGCCTGAAAATTCTTACACAAGACGAAACCCGAGTGTACGATACGCTGTATCCAATTACGTCAAACAGGTAAATAATCTTCAATATCTTCGTATTGGAATGGCCCATTACTGGGTCTGCTTTCTTCGAACAGCGTGATAGGTCTTTACTCTTTAACTATCTGGCTCTACTCTTTGAAATATTAGAGtatcaaatgttaataataatgaccgggaccaacCTGCTCTCTGAAGCATAGAGGGGAcaacaccaacttcccaattccaAGTTGAAAAATTGCACCGAAATTTCTAGCAAGAAAGAGaggctcagtatttcatagtccAACTTAGGACTTGAACCCAGgaactcgtgatccgaagcaCACGCATTGTGTGTGCACCTTTCTTGACCCAGTCCATTTAGCACTAGTGCACACCCGggactccgtccgcgtgaaatttagtttttagtgaaatcCCGCGGATATATTACTTGTGAATTTTtctaggataaaatatagcttaattGTTTGTCTAGAATCTCTATCTTCCATTGAAAgccttttttaaatcggttcagcctgTCCTGAAATTAGTCCGTACCAACagctaataattttacaattttgtttgtgttttcgtatcttatcgtgtaaataactataatcactGGAGAacacacagttattttgaaaccaCAAACAGActcttagttttatttatatgactgtattgattaaaaaatgaataaaacggTGACCTAATGCTGTcgcaaattttcattttcagggTCCTCAATCCGGCTGCTGTCATCACGTCAATGTACctctttattaacaaaattatgttCGTATTTAACTATGCAAGTACTACTAGTACTAGTCGTGGTGTgcaagtgtttttattattcctGGTTTCTTTGTTGGAATTCtggaaaagtttgtttggaatTAATAAAGATGTTTTTGTCACGAATAtacatatttcttattatttcgTTCGTCAAATAAAACAAGTTCCAGATCTGTGGTGATGATTTTATAGCTCGACAGAGTGAGTTTTGAATTAGTCTGTGCTTCTCTCTACCTATACCTATCGTGTTAGAAATTGGAGAAACCTCAATGAGATAAAATCGATTGGACTATTGTCAAACAAATTGTTTTGGGATGTTAAAATGAACAAAGATACAGTAGCTAAATATGTCCTGCTTTTAgtctaatttataaacaaaatataattcgaAATTCTAAGGATCTCGGATCCAGTTTCATTCGGATTTCAGTAGCGTTATTCAGCGTGGGGTTTGAATTTGTCTTTCTCTCTGACCATAGTATCGTTTTAGACAGAAATAGATAGAGACGAATAAGAGGATCgcactgtcgagttatacaaATTCGTCATAGCGTTACAGCTCGGAACCTTAGTGTCGCCGCatacgggccacacgcgacagccacaaacgccgccacaagaagcaagaaggggcctcAAAAGTAACTgtagcgcgcgacagccacttgtggccggtggtcgacagtTGCGTTCGGTACTTTTTTTCTGCTACTTTTCGACTCTAACAGGTTTACTGAGATAAGGGAGAGAGGGGTGCGAAATCGCGCGAGTAGCCGTTGCGGGCGACAAGAAGTGAGCAgagacgattgtagcgtgtggcgtcCACCGgtgtcaaccgtgtgcggcgagtccatataaaatgtatgaaaactacagaaaATATGCCGGCAGCGGCGTTTTGTGggtgtggccggtggcccgtgtgtgggagccctTAACAGTCGATATGAGAATACTTGAGGCTTGTATTTGTTAATGCCTATTGTACGAGTATAAGCCTACGACTGCCGTAATGCTACGAAAATAAAACgtaatatttgtactattttgtttatggttaatttatttagtagttattaattattattaatacaatttgATATTTGCAACAATAATCAAACTAAGAACGGTTATAATGGTAGGCTTACTATCCATGTTAGTTCTTGAATTTACGAGATTATGACAAAGTATAAACAAGGATTCAAAGAGTACATCTGTGGTGGTAGAACGATAAGATTACACAGCAAATATTCTTGACTGAGGTTCACAATTACGtttcttgtaaaataaatactgtGACTAATAATCCAGCACAAATTATTCTTGAATTTTCTTGGTTCTTGTTCAATttacattgcaaatattttcttGATTCTTGCAGTTCATTTTACATGATTTGCGTGTGGCAGCTGTAAATATTGATGCAAGGGTTCACAGGGTAGCACCTCTGTGTTGGTGGTACGTTACTCTGGCAAAGGTAAGACTGGGGTCCACAGCTGCCCTGGGGTCCACACACTGGTGGACAAGGCGGAGGAACACACGGCATTGGCGCGGCACAAACTGAGTTGGTTGCACAATAAggcattttgaaaaaatatttatttaaaattttttcaatttatttcaatttcacttataatttttttaattatgttttgtgGTGGTTGAACAAATGAGATAATATGATTCGACGCGGTATATTTATAAGTAACGTTTAGCCTACGAGATTTATTTTGTACTTCTCATCTAGATGGTTGATATAAGCAAAATGCGCGTTTTGATTGGATAATTATTGTTAGCGCATCACGGTGGCTTGGATTCTATAAGATCTACGAATCTCTACTAGTGCGAATGACAAATAACCGCGTAGGTCCGCGTAGCTATGGAAATCTATGATATCaggatctatctatctatccaaTACTGAGGTGTGATAATTTCTTAAGGGacggtaaaccgcttcgtaatgTAACGAGTTACGGCGCTTCTCtatctggcttccctttctctcacacatacggcagcaggtttaagtacTCTCTTCTGTCTAGCGTCCCGAGGCGCACACATTTTTATATTGACTAGGTATCCCTAGGTCTGAACTATAAACGATCATTTAATTTTTGACCTGTAATTATTAGATAGTGTATAAAACTACTAAATGGATATTGAAGAGGTTTTCTGTTGTGTTTTACAGGCCGATGGTTTACGTTATTATCCATATTTCTTTTCGATAATCAATtgaatataacaaatatataaagttaactttatatatttgttatattaagCATAAGTTAAGAGATTATTTTATCtcaaaaagtaaatataacTGAGTCAAGTTAAAGACTTGGcaattaaaatgaatgaataaaataaaagaaaacttataTACGTGTGATTTACGTCACTCATTAAAGTCATATTAGTAAAAACCAttggaatttataaaattaaaaagtaaaagcaatattatattttaaaacgaaATTTTTGTTTGATCATAcgcaattataataaatatatagaaatgtGCAGCCCAGTACTTGATTTGCCGAGCTATAAGGAACCTCCGCCATGCATACCTTGTTACCCAATCCAGGTATAGGGTACTCTTAAATCTCAAATTGACTCCTATTGGCTCTTATTTATACAGTGGCGTGCTCttcataaatgtaaaaatgcacTGAGGACTCTAGGAACCAGTACTGaagaataaaatttacaatttgtgCAATTTGTATTCAtggtgcctaccctagttacaaACCTTGTGCGTGTCactaataagaaaattaaatgtaaattataaagaacGATATCTAGTGggatatttacaatattatagctTGGGCTTTATGTTCTtgtggtttttaaaataatttaaacggGAAAGACGGCGGAAAATGGttcaagataaaaaaataaaagtcaatttccaatatttccaatatttataaatgtagctgcacagttttaactgtacagttttaaaaaattgaaattataaaaaactgtaCAATTCTCAGTTTTGCTCCACACGAGTTAGTTAAACACTTCGAGTACCTACAATTAAAACTGCTTAAGAAGTTAAAAGATCTATTATAACCCTCATAATTTAAAGCTAtctatcagccaatggacgtccactgcaggacataggccttttgtagggacttccaaacgtcacgacACTGAGCCGCCTGCTTCCATCGAAtacctgcaactcgcttgatgtcgtcagtccacctggtggggggtcgactaatactgcgctttgtagtgcggggctgccattccagcacagcaccttgggaccccaacggccatcggctcgtCGAACTATGTTGCGCTATGtgacagtgactttggttcttctgcagatctcttcttttctgattcgatcatgcagagatactcctagcatagctcgttccattgcccgctgtgtgCCTTCTTATTTAACAATATTGATACAGttctattataagtattttatagcattaacaacccatattcggctcactgttgagtacgagtctcctctcagaatcaatggggttaggccaatagtccaccatgctggccaaatgcggatttacaacacacctagagaattaagaaaattctcaggtacgcaaGTTTCCTcgctatgttttccttcaccgtattataagtacctatacttttattaaaacacaattatCAATTTTAGGGTTTAAAATGCTTACCTTGTGGAATGGACCCGGTGACTGTGCGTAGGCCGCTGATCGTCCACGACAGCACTTTCGACTACCGCCCCACCAGCTGGCCCGGCATGCTCCTCAACAGCCAGGATAAGAAAGTCAGATACCAACTAATAAACTACGAACGACCGGTATGTATGATTTAGGAAGCGGTAAGCCAAATATCCAAAGAGAAGATTTCAGTTCTTTAACTGCACttccaaagatttttttaatgaaataaaatattccatTACTTTCTCTCATCTTAATATTCACATAAATATCACTGCTCTTGTCTCTCTCAAATACATTCTTGAGTTTTccacacagcgtcttcgccggcaaagATGAGGTGCCCGATATCTGACTTAACCCAGACGTGGGCTACACTTAAGCCAATACACCCTTCCCAAACGTCTCTCTAAGCCAAAGTCCGAGTCCCAGAGGAGACGACCTCAGAGAGTTATTTCGCCCATCTACTTTACTTTTGCCTTCGGGCCCAATTAGGCAAttcttctgcgctcgcccaaaccccccggtgaagCCGCTGAGGTCCCAGCGAATggttaaggagcctacggcacttacacaatcagaaatcaggaaaaaaaatcttgaatttgaGACAGGCTTAATTGTTGTAAGTACCTATGTTCTGTTTCTCTCTGACATTAAAATATCTAATTGCAGGTTCAATCTCACTATCCGTCTTGCGCACCGTCTTATAATTAACAACCGCCTTCCTTTCATCACTACAGTTCAATACATACCTTGTAAGTATCCAATAATCTTGATTTTATAATGATTAAAGTTAAAGACACAGTTTTCTTACAGCCTTGTTTGATATCTCGTATAAGATCTATGAATGATTTGGTATTAATATACAGAGTCAATCAGAATATCTTATTTTACGTTTTATAATAACTtgcattttaattgtaattaaatacttattaaaaaaatatatttcaatttaaaaatataaaatgacacTATGTCAAGTTAAATGTCAACAGACATAATTTAAATCGAAATTTACCTTTTCTACTCTTTATTTGgttattcaagaattttttcaaaatgtgcAACCGAATGGGCGTCATAAACCAATTGCAAACCATTATGTCAGCGATTCAGTAAGTTTACATACACCTATTGCCTTGTGCCAGCCTCAtttcattacaatattttttccgTTAATTTCTGAACCCGGCCCCTATCTATCCCGCGCACCAGAAACGCCCCTTTGTTAAATGTTCTGCGCGAGTACTaatcctaaaaaaaaataagttagtgGGATTATTGTTTGACGAAAAATCTTTACCTTCAGTAAATCGTATCTACCATGCAGAAAGTCGGCGACAGATAGAACCTCTCCGTGGCTCGAAAAgcacttacagtggaattcatagacgttctaGGGGCACCCCTAGGAGATCATTCCGCTGAGgatcaaattctcaaacaaatagaggttaaattcgacactcagcggctgaatgatcccctgttGTAAGTCGGTGTAAGAGTAAGGGTGCACCTGTGTTTTTGGAACCTCTAGCCATACTTTAGTACTATACTCTCTTGTCAAAATGGCTAGGCTCAAGAAGAGAT
This DNA window, taken from Bicyclus anynana chromosome 1, ilBicAnyn1.1, whole genome shotgun sequence, encodes the following:
- the LOC128198124 gene encoding DBF4-type zinc finger-containing protein 2 homolog; the encoded protein is MCACCFCPTCPAILPCGTAPCRYPCPPPPQCCQPCCPPPVPCTPCPPCTCSPVFRPCPAPILPDIVPPIVPVLPPCRPRRLPRCEPLPCPPKPVFCPPVLPCCPPPEPCDPPPVCPCPDPTPCYQPVLPCCNPQCPPPIIPKQRPICPRAPPPPYPCLPVSRSCCPPCEYDPVTRRRPLIVHNSVFDTRPTGLPENSYTRRNPSVRYAVSNYVKQGPQSGCCHHVNVPLY